AGCTTGCTTTCCGAGTGAAAATCTTTCCACATGGCTTACATTTAAACCTTCGTTTTGGTAAGTGAACTCTCTTGTGGGCGTTAAGGCTTAGTTCATGTGTGAAACGCTTCCCACACTGATCACATGGTAAGGATTTCTCCTTGATGTGTATGGTCATGTGGTAATGGTAAGTTGCTTTTCCGTTGAAACCCTTTCCACAGTGACTACATTTAAACCGCTGCtgtccagtgtgaattctcatgtgacaCTGCAGATTATGTCCTCTTGTGAAGTTCTTCCCGCACTGACCACATATAAAGGGTTGTCTGTTAGTGTGAGTGCTCAGGTGACTCTCCAAATCGTGTAACGATGTGAAGCTCAATCCACACTGTTGGCAGGACAAATTCTTTTTAGATTCTTCCCTTTCAGCATTTATATTTTCAGCCCGTATGGAGTCCACTATAGTCATGAAATCAAACTCATCCTCTTCTTGATCCTCCTGTTTTGGTGGCTTCAGGTCTACGGCAAGGACAAATACAAATCACATCAGTGTGACTCCATAAAGCGGCACACAACAAAACATTCAGACAACTGAAAGGAATTTTCTTCAAATCTGGTACAAAACCCATTTGGAAGAGCATCCCTGGATAAACCAGCTGCAGTGTAGAGCTCCCTAAAGGAAAAGCACAGCCTAACTGTGACGTAATGTACATGGGTAAAATTCATACACTTCAAAATAGTGGTATATTTGGTGTATCACTGAACTGTACCTCTTAAATGTAAGTCTACATTCCAACTAAATTTACAGCAGCCTCCGATGAAGTCTTTATAGAACCAGCAAGGGTACTGGACAGAACCAGTGGGGGCACTAGAGAGTCAGAGCTGGACAGAACAAGCGGGGTTCTGGAGAGTCAGAAATGAAGGGAACCAGTGGAGGCACTAGAGAATCAGAACTGGACAGAACCAGTGAGGGCACTGGGAAATCAGAACTGGACAGAACCAGTGGGGGCACTGGGGAACCAGAACAGGACAAAACCAGTGGGGGCACTGGGGAATCAGAATTGGACAATACCAGTGGGGGCACTGGGGAATCAGAACTGGACAAAACCAGTGGGGGCACTGGAGAATCAGAACTGGACAGAACCAATCGGGGCACTGGAGAGTCAGAACTGGACAGAACCAATGGGGGCACTGGAGAGTTCAAACTGGAGGGAACCAGTCAGGGCACTGGGGAATCAGATCTGGATAGAACCAGTGGAGGCAATAGAGAGTCAAAGCTAGACACAACCAGTGAGAGCACTGGAGAGTTTAAACTTGAAGGAACCAGTCAGGGCACTGAGGAAACAGACCTGGACAGAACCAGAGGGGGTAGTGGAGAGTCAGAGCTTGACATAACCAATGAGAGCACTGGATATTCAGAGCTGGACAGAACCAGTAGGGGCACTGGAGAGTCCGAACTGGAGGGAACCAGTCAGGGCACTGGGGAATCAGATCTGGACAAAAGCAGCAGGGGCACTAGAGAGTCATTGCTGGACATAACCAGTGGGGGCACTGGAGAGTCTGAACTGGAAGGAACCAGTGGGCACTGGGGAATCAGAGCTGGACATAACCAGTGAGGGCACTGGATATTCAGAACTGGACAGAACCAACGGGGCACTGGAGAGTCAGAACTGGTGGGAACCAGTAGGGGCACTGGAGAATCAAAACCAATATGGGCACTGTAAAGTCAGAGCTGGACAGAACCAGTGGGGGCACTGGAGAGACCGAACTGGAGGGAACCAGTCGGGGCACTGGAAAAACAGATCTGGACAGAAGCAGCGGGGGCACTAGAGAGTCAGAGCTGGACATAACCAGTGGGGGCACTGGAGAGTCTGAACTGGAAGGAACCAGTGGGCAATGGGGAATCAGAGCTGGACAGAACCAGTGAGTGCACTGGAGTTTTTTAGAACTGGACAGAACCAACGGGGGCACTGGAGAGTCAGAGCTGGATGTAACCAGCAGGGGCACTGGAGAATCAGAACTGGACAGAACCAACAGGGGCACTGGAGAGTCAGAGCTGGACCGAACCAGCAGGGGCATTGCAGAATCAGAACTGGACAAAACCAGTGGATGCACTGGAGAGTCACTGTTGGACAGAACCGATGGGGGCAGTGGAGAATCAAAACTGGACAGAACCAGTGGGGGCAGTAGAATGTCTGAACTGGAGGGGACCAGTCAGGGCACTGGGGAATCAGAGTTGGACAGAACCAGCGGGGGCACTGAAGAGTCAGTTCTACCT
The Danio rerio strain Tuebingen ecotype United States chromosome 4, GRCz12tu, whole genome shotgun sequence genome window above contains:
- the si:dkey-172k15.13 gene encoding uncharacterized protein si:dkey-172k15.13 produces the protein MAFIKEESEDLKIEQVFTLKKEEPEELTDLKPPKQEDQEEDEFDFMTIVDSIRAENINAEREESKKNLSCQQCGLSFTSLHDLESHLSTHTNRQPFICGQCGKNFTRGHNLQCHMRIHTGQQRFKCSHCGKGFNGKATYHYHMTIHIKEKSLPCDQCGKRFTHELSLNAHKRVHLPKRRFKCKPCGKIFTRKASLNAHSAVHTKKRPHVCNQCGKRYTHRNALHRHEKAHKP